Proteins encoded in a region of the Isoalcanivorax pacificus W11-5 genome:
- the ygiD gene encoding 4,5-DOPA dioxygenase extradiol codes for MSTPLTDLQHLPHTAPMPVLFIGHGSPMNTLEDNVFTQGWERLATELPHPAAILCISAHWETDGVAATAQPWPHTLHDFHGFPEALYAMRYNAPGAPALSQWLAEHLGARQDSEWGLDHGTWSVLHRLYPEANIPVLQLSLDRHLDGAGHYQLAQQLTPLRERGVLILGSGNIVHNLRRMTRTGDYPWAIDFDRHIASAILRADHDAVVHYERQGDAAQLSVNSAEHFLPLLYVLGAAGPRHRVSFPTEGMALGSLSMRSVRLDAPHL; via the coding sequence ATGAGCACGCCACTGACTGATCTCCAGCACCTGCCACATACGGCACCGATGCCGGTGCTGTTCATCGGTCATGGCAGCCCGATGAACACGCTTGAGGACAACGTCTTCACACAGGGCTGGGAGCGGCTTGCCACCGAGTTGCCGCACCCGGCGGCGATCCTGTGCATCTCCGCGCACTGGGAAACCGACGGCGTGGCTGCCACCGCACAACCCTGGCCGCATACCCTGCACGATTTCCATGGTTTCCCCGAAGCGCTGTACGCCATGCGCTACAACGCGCCGGGGGCACCGGCGCTGTCACAGTGGCTGGCCGAACATCTCGGGGCGCGGCAAGACAGCGAGTGGGGGCTGGACCACGGCACCTGGTCGGTGCTGCACCGCCTGTATCCCGAGGCAAACATTCCGGTGCTGCAACTGAGCCTGGACCGGCACCTGGACGGTGCCGGCCACTATCAACTGGCACAACAGCTGACACCCTTGCGCGAACGCGGCGTGCTGATCCTCGGCAGTGGCAATATCGTGCACAATCTGCGCAGGATGACCCGCACCGGCGACTATCCCTGGGCCATTGATTTCGACCGGCACATCGCCAGTGCTATCCTGCGCGCCGACCACGACGCGGTGGTGCACTACGAACGCCAGGGCGACGCCGCACAACTGTCGGTCAACAGCGCCGAGCATTTTCTGCCACTGCTGTACGTACTCGGCGCCGCCGGTCCACGGCATCGCGTGTCGTTCCCCACCGAGGGCATGGCGCTGGGATCACTGTCGATGCGCTCGGTACGGCTGGACGCGCCCCACCTCTGA
- a CDS encoding SRPBCC domain-containing protein, translated as MFEIQTQIDIQASPARIWAILTDFAHFCEWNPFIVAAAGIARPGQILSLTLAVKPGRMMRFRPKVLHARASDKLVWRGRLLMPGLFDGEHCFTLSPLEDGSVRLSHSEQFRGLLVPLLRRGLERDTRAGFERMNQALRERAERHNRQAHR; from the coding sequence ATGTTCGAGATCCAGACACAGATCGATATCCAGGCCAGCCCGGCCCGTATCTGGGCCATCCTCACCGACTTCGCGCACTTCTGCGAATGGAACCCTTTCATCGTTGCCGCCGCCGGCATCGCCCGCCCCGGCCAGATACTGAGCCTGACCCTGGCCGTGAAACCGGGCCGCATGATGCGCTTCCGGCCGAAAGTGCTGCATGCCCGCGCCAGCGACAAACTGGTCTGGCGCGGCCGCCTGCTGATGCCGGGGCTGTTCGATGGCGAGCACTGCTTTACGCTGTCGCCGCTGGAAGACGGCAGTGTGCGCCTGAGCCACAGCGAACAATTCCGCGGCCTGTTGGTGCCCCTGTTGCGGCGCGGCCTGGAACGGGACACCCGGGCCGGCTTCGAGCGCATGAACCAGGCCCTGCGCGAACGTGCCGAACGTCACAATCGACAGGCGCATCGCTGA
- a CDS encoding copper resistance protein NlpE N-terminal domain-containing protein, with protein sequence MSITLRTSLLLGSLLLTACAARPPAPAPEPPAPDQLAFTGVLHCPDCDGLRVLLLLDRDTYQYRTREERLGDTEAAPRLNTGLWQLVHGTDENPDAVVYQLDYDRPASTRNFLRLDDDHIKLLDENGREFWSPYNLILERTRS encoded by the coding sequence ATGAGCATCACGTTACGCACCAGCCTGCTGCTTGGCAGCCTTCTGCTGACCGCCTGCGCAGCGCGGCCACCCGCACCGGCCCCCGAGCCCCCCGCACCAGACCAGCTCGCCTTCACCGGTGTATTGCACTGCCCCGACTGCGACGGCCTGCGCGTCCTGTTGCTGCTGGATCGCGACACCTATCAGTACCGCACCCGCGAAGAACGCCTCGGTGATACCGAGGCCGCGCCACGCCTCAACACCGGCCTGTGGCAACTGGTGCACGGCACCGATGAAAACCCGGACGCGGTGGTCTATCAGCTGGATTACGACCGCCCGGCAAGCACCCGCAACTTCCTGCGCCTGGATGACGACCACATCAAACTGCTGGATGAAAACGGCCGCGAATTCTGGTCGCCCTACAACCTGATACTGGAACGCACACGCTCCTGA
- a CDS encoding MotA/TolQ/ExbB proton channel family protein has product MSTLPVDSSFMPQWFQAGGPAMWLLALLSVLSLATLLAKAVQFLRSRPASTPAADRALAALAQGNRSDAEAALSTASTPTDRVIARALDLARPGVSATGWQEEVLRVARAELEALRGGLRLLEVTGTLAPLIGLLGTVFGMINAFQAMQAAGSQVDPALLSGGIWEALVTTAAGLVVAIPALAAFHWCDRTIEQGRHIMEDRLARLRVQLNGRFASASEAHQETEADPAHAY; this is encoded by the coding sequence ATGTCCACCCTCCCGGTTGATTCCTCATTCATGCCGCAATGGTTCCAGGCCGGCGGCCCGGCCATGTGGCTGCTGGCTCTGCTGTCGGTCCTGTCACTGGCGACCCTGCTGGCGAAAGCGGTGCAATTCCTGCGCAGCCGTCCGGCGTCGACACCGGCCGCCGACCGCGCACTTGCCGCGCTGGCCCAGGGCAACCGCTCTGACGCCGAAGCGGCCCTGAGCACCGCCAGCACACCGACCGACCGGGTTATCGCCCGCGCCCTGGATCTGGCCCGCCCCGGCGTCTCCGCCACCGGCTGGCAGGAAGAAGTGCTGCGCGTGGCCCGCGCCGAACTGGAAGCCCTGCGCGGCGGCCTGCGCCTGCTGGAAGTGACCGGCACGCTGGCGCCGCTGATCGGCCTGCTCGGCACCGTATTCGGCATGATCAACGCCTTCCAGGCCATGCAGGCCGCTGGCAGCCAGGTCGACCCGGCGCTGCTCTCCGGCGGTATCTGGGAAGCGCTGGTGACCACCGCCGCCGGTCTGGTGGTGGCGATCCCGGCGCTGGCCGCGTTCCACTGGTGCGACCGCACCATCGAACAGGGCCGCCACATCATGGAAGACCGCCTGGCGCGCCTGCGCGTGCAGCTCAACGGCCGCTTCGCCAGCGCCAGCGAAGCCCATCAGGAAACCGAAGCCGATCCGGCCCATGCATATTAA
- a CDS encoding ExbD/TolR family protein, which produces MHINEHSHRTPTIGLTPLIDVVFILLIFFMLATRFGAWQDLPMSVTATEQSEPLDSDDEGRHIEVLAGGDVLLNDERLSLAELAQQLQNSPHRETRVTASDDAPVQALLSVVDILQAAGLQDAALELIE; this is translated from the coding sequence ATGCATATTAATGAGCACAGCCACCGCACACCGACCATCGGCCTCACGCCGCTGATCGATGTGGTGTTCATCCTGCTGATCTTTTTCATGCTGGCGACCCGCTTCGGCGCCTGGCAGGACCTGCCCATGTCCGTGACCGCCACCGAACAGAGCGAGCCACTGGACAGTGACGACGAAGGCCGTCATATCGAGGTGCTGGCCGGTGGCGACGTGCTGCTCAACGACGAGCGCCTGTCACTGGCCGAACTGGCGCAGCAGTTGCAGAACAGCCCGCACCGCGAGACCCGCGTCACCGCCAGCGACGACGCCCCGGTACAGGCGCTGCTGTCCGTGGTCGACATCCTCCAGGCCGCCGGCCTGCAGGACGCCGCCCTGGAGTTGATCGAATGA
- a CDS encoding ExbD/TolR family protein, translating to MNGMLSQQPPRRPAMEPALPLINVVFLLLVFFMVAGQISADKVTVEAPLSKSELAEESEGLMLTLDMQGQLTHAGEPVTLEGIAALLPDSDGETPPPVRLLADAGTRLQAMRPVLKALQQAGVEEVRLVTREAR from the coding sequence ATGAACGGCATGCTGTCGCAGCAACCCCCGCGCCGCCCCGCCATGGAACCGGCCCTGCCACTGATCAACGTGGTGTTCCTGCTGCTGGTGTTCTTCATGGTGGCGGGCCAGATTTCAGCCGACAAAGTCACCGTGGAGGCGCCGCTCAGCAAGAGCGAACTGGCAGAGGAAAGTGAGGGCCTGATGCTGACCCTCGACATGCAGGGCCAGCTTACCCACGCCGGCGAGCCGGTGACACTGGAGGGCATTGCGGCGCTGTTGCCAGACAGCGACGGCGAAACACCACCCCCCGTGCGGCTGCTGGCCGATGCCGGCACCCGCCTGCAGGCCATGCGCCCGGTGCTCAAGGCGCTGCAGCAGGCTGGCGTCGAGGAAGTCCGCCTGGTGACCAGGGAGGCCCGTTGA
- a CDS encoding energy transducer TonB: MLSRPGFWVVISVLLHVAVLWVPRDEGLASGRAGIKASAQSVNLSLASVTQQPPAEVVAPQPPAPEPPRPPEPKPEPKPQPKPEPKPEPKPEPKPEPRPVPRPEPRPEPPPEPTPPPPASQQAEQPAEGAQTEQLASTASGAEEQKGRAGPIADGAHATGQRDNAYNRYLGVIQNLIERHKEYPAQARMRGLEGTVEVWFQLDGQGRINEVKIVESSGSRLLDMSAERMLRRLRLPPPPPEILTLSSFDLQVPIAYRLD; encoded by the coding sequence ATGTTGTCCCGTCCCGGCTTCTGGGTGGTGATCTCCGTGCTGCTGCATGTCGCCGTGCTGTGGGTGCCGCGCGACGAGGGCCTGGCCAGTGGTCGCGCCGGCATCAAGGCCTCGGCCCAGAGCGTGAACCTGTCACTGGCCAGCGTGACCCAACAGCCTCCTGCAGAAGTGGTCGCCCCCCAACCGCCGGCCCCGGAGCCGCCACGTCCGCCGGAACCCAAACCGGAGCCCAAGCCACAACCCAAACCTGAGCCCAAACCTGAGCCCAAACCGGAGCCCAAACCCGAGCCCCGGCCGGTGCCCAGACCCGAGCCACGCCCGGAGCCGCCACCGGAACCGACGCCGCCGCCCCCTGCCAGCCAGCAGGCCGAGCAACCGGCCGAAGGCGCGCAGACCGAGCAACTGGCCTCCACTGCCTCCGGCGCCGAGGAACAGAAGGGTCGCGCCGGCCCGATTGCCGACGGCGCCCACGCCACCGGCCAGCGCGACAACGCCTACAACCGCTACCTGGGCGTGATCCAGAACCTGATCGAACGGCACAAGGAATACCCGGCCCAGGCACGCATGCGTGGCCTGGAAGGCACCGTCGAAGTCTGGTTCCAGCTGGACGGCCAGGGCCGCATCAATGAAGTCAAAATCGTCGAAAGCTCCGGCAGCCGGCTGCTGGACATGTCCGCCGAACGCATGCTGCGGCGCCTGCGGCTGCCGCCCCCGCCACCGGAAATCCTGACTTTGAGCAGCTTCGATCTGCAGGTACCGATCGCCTACCGCCTCGACTGA
- a CDS encoding serine hydrolase domain-containing protein: MRLRYLILLAALLCAGLLWWFRPWTSFSPHNLNNLMHPDTRVENFRHMDRIFPSVPMPASDHPVSFPRAAGQLPATFEHAGRTVAVQEFLQRTDTTGLMVLKDGVIRAEEYFQGASETSRFTSWSIAKTVVATLVAIAHGEGHIRSLDDPAKTYVPALDGKAWGEVTVRNLLRMATGIQFEELYDKPFSDIKLLFYRVFLIGTPVHDVIRDLPAEGPQGERFHYISPTTQILAWVLAGAVGEPVSQYAHRALWQPLGMQDDGFWNLDNGGTELAFCCLNISVRDYAKLGQLYLQQGQWQGRQLLPAGWVREATRRPEPWLAAGHGYPERGYGYHIWVPKDPDQEYFANGVWGQHVWISEKHNVVIVKTSVDPDFQQHMAEAISFLRAVSTEIGGP; this comes from the coding sequence ATGCGCCTGCGATATCTGATCCTGTTGGCCGCGCTGCTGTGCGCCGGCCTGCTCTGGTGGTTTCGTCCGTGGACGAGTTTCTCCCCGCATAATCTGAACAACCTGATGCACCCGGACACCCGGGTGGAAAACTTCCGTCACATGGACCGGATTTTCCCGTCCGTGCCCATGCCTGCCAGCGATCATCCGGTGAGTTTTCCGCGCGCAGCGGGCCAACTGCCGGCCACGTTTGAACACGCCGGGCGCACGGTCGCGGTGCAGGAATTCCTGCAGCGCACCGACACCACCGGGCTGATGGTGCTCAAGGACGGTGTGATCCGGGCGGAAGAGTACTTTCAGGGCGCCAGCGAAACGTCCCGCTTCACGTCCTGGTCGATCGCCAAGACCGTGGTCGCCACGCTGGTGGCCATCGCCCACGGTGAAGGCCATATCCGCTCACTGGACGACCCGGCGAAAACCTATGTGCCGGCACTGGACGGCAAGGCGTGGGGCGAGGTCACCGTGCGCAACCTGTTGCGCATGGCCACCGGCATCCAGTTCGAAGAGCTGTATGACAAGCCCTTCTCCGACATCAAGCTGCTGTTCTATCGCGTATTCCTGATCGGCACCCCGGTGCACGATGTGATCAGAGACCTGCCCGCCGAAGGCCCGCAGGGCGAGCGCTTCCACTACATCAGCCCGACCACGCAGATCCTCGCCTGGGTGCTGGCCGGTGCCGTCGGCGAGCCGGTCAGCCAGTACGCGCACCGCGCGCTGTGGCAACCGCTCGGCATGCAGGACGATGGCTTCTGGAACCTGGACAACGGCGGCACCGAGCTCGCGTTCTGCTGCCTGAACATCAGCGTCCGCGACTACGCCAAGCTCGGCCAGCTCTACCTGCAACAGGGCCAGTGGCAAGGCCGTCAACTGCTGCCGGCAGGCTGGGTGCGCGAGGCGACGCGCCGACCCGAACCGTGGCTCGCGGCCGGCCACGGCTACCCCGAGCGCGGCTATGGCTACCACATCTGGGTGCCGAAAGACCCGGACCAGGAATATTTCGCCAACGGCGTCTGGGGCCAGCACGTCTGGATATCGGAGAAACACAACGTGGTGATCGTGAAGACCAGTGTCGACCCGGACTTCCAGCAGCACATGGCCGAAGCGATTTCATTCCTGCGAGCCGTCAGCACAGAGATAGGGGGGCCGTAG
- a CDS encoding sulfate/molybdate ABC transporter ATP-binding protein: MSIEIEQVSRRFGDFAAVDNVSLSLPQGELTALLGPSGSGKTTLLRIIAGLERPDHGTVKFHGEDTTDVHVSDRGVGFVFQHYALFKHMTVFENVAYGLKVKPRRVRPNQADIHRRVKKLLELVQLDWTAHRYPSQLSGGQRQRIALARALAVEPKVLLLDEPFGALDAKVRAELRRWLRRLHDEIHVTSVFVTHDQEEALEVSDRVVVMNHGRVEQEGSPREVYDHPANPFVYGFLGQVNLFRGRVSGGWAEIGGVRLPAPEHRDVSDAGAVAYIRPHDIELVEEEITGEGVIRAVVETVSIAGAVLRVELRHGLGDDLLHVEVPRDQPVAQTLQAGQVVYARPKQSRVFLQ; this comes from the coding sequence ATGAGTATTGAAATCGAACAGGTCAGCCGCCGTTTCGGTGATTTTGCCGCAGTGGACAATGTGTCGCTGTCGCTGCCGCAGGGTGAACTGACAGCGCTGTTGGGGCCGTCCGGTTCCGGCAAGACAACACTGCTGCGCATCATCGCCGGGCTGGAGAGGCCGGATCACGGCACGGTGAAATTCCATGGCGAGGACACCACCGATGTGCACGTCAGTGACCGGGGTGTCGGCTTTGTGTTTCAGCACTATGCATTGTTCAAGCATATGACGGTGTTTGAAAACGTGGCTTACGGTTTGAAAGTCAAACCGCGCCGTGTCCGGCCGAACCAGGCCGACATTCATCGCCGGGTGAAAAAACTGCTGGAACTGGTGCAGCTCGACTGGACCGCGCACCGCTATCCGTCGCAGTTGTCCGGCGGCCAGCGCCAGCGCATTGCGCTGGCCCGGGCGCTGGCGGTGGAGCCGAAAGTGCTGTTGCTGGACGAGCCGTTTGGCGCGCTGGATGCAAAAGTCCGCGCCGAGCTGCGCCGCTGGCTGCGTCGCCTGCACGATGAAATCCATGTCACCAGCGTGTTCGTGACCCATGATCAGGAAGAGGCGCTGGAAGTCTCGGACCGGGTGGTGGTCATGAATCATGGGCGCGTGGAGCAGGAAGGCTCGCCGAGGGAAGTCTATGACCACCCGGCAAATCCGTTCGTGTACGGTTTCCTCGGCCAGGTGAATCTATTTCGTGGCCGCGTCAGCGGCGGCTGGGCGGAAATCGGCGGCGTGCGCCTGCCGGCGCCGGAGCACCGTGATGTCAGCGACGCCGGCGCGGTGGCCTACATCCGGCCGCACGATATCGAACTGGTCGAGGAAGAAATCACCGGCGAGGGCGTGATCCGCGCCGTGGTGGAAACCGTCAGCATTGCCGGTGCCGTGTTGCGGGTGGAATTGCGCCACGGCCTGGGTGACGACTTGCTGCATGTCGAAGTGCCGCGCGACCAGCCGGTGGCGCAAACATTGCAAGCCGGACAGGTGGTGTACGCGCGGCCGAAACAGTCGCGCGTGTTTTTGCAGTAA
- the cysW gene encoding sulfate ABC transporter permease subunit CysW: MNTVSTTHVAAPVRRWQAATEESAWVRRSLIGVALIFLALFLMLPLAVVLYGAFEQGLSVWLAAIVEPDAAAAIRLTLLVVLIAVPLNLVFGLAAAWAVAKFEFPGKSVLVTLIDMPFAISPVVVGLMFVILLGNHGPLGQWLIEHGYRVIFSVPGIVLVIVFGTMPFVARELIPLMQEQGSEEEESSLTLGASGWRTFWHVTLPNVKWGVIYGVILCNARAMGEFGAVAVVSGRIRGETNTVPLHIEVLYNEYHFTAAFAVASLLAALAVVTIVVKSLIEWRDEQRRLAAVEGEQ, encoded by the coding sequence ATGAACACAGTTTCCACAACGCATGTTGCCGCGCCGGTGCGTCGCTGGCAGGCGGCCACTGAGGAATCGGCCTGGGTGCGCCGCAGTCTGATCGGCGTGGCGCTGATTTTTCTGGCGCTGTTTCTGATGTTGCCGCTGGCGGTGGTGCTGTATGGCGCTTTCGAGCAGGGGCTGTCGGTGTGGCTGGCGGCCATTGTCGAGCCGGACGCGGCGGCGGCGATCCGGCTGACACTGCTGGTGGTGCTGATCGCTGTGCCGCTGAATCTGGTCTTCGGGCTGGCGGCGGCCTGGGCGGTGGCGAAATTCGAGTTTCCCGGCAAGTCGGTTCTGGTGACGCTGATCGACATGCCGTTTGCCATTTCGCCGGTAGTAGTGGGCCTGATGTTCGTGATCCTGCTTGGCAATCACGGCCCGCTGGGCCAGTGGCTGATCGAGCACGGCTACCGGGTGATTTTCTCGGTGCCGGGCATCGTGCTGGTGATCGTGTTCGGCACCATGCCGTTTGTGGCGCGCGAGCTGATTCCGCTGATGCAGGAGCAGGGCAGCGAAGAGGAAGAGTCGTCGCTCACGCTCGGTGCCAGCGGCTGGCGCACCTTCTGGCACGTCACGCTGCCGAACGTGAAATGGGGCGTGATCTACGGCGTGATCCTGTGTAACGCGCGGGCGATGGGCGAGTTCGGTGCGGTGGCGGTGGTGTCCGGCCGTATCCGTGGCGAAACCAACACCGTGCCGCTGCATATCGAGGTGCTTTACAACGAATACCATTTCACGGCGGCGTTCGCGGTGGCGTCGCTGCTGGCGGCACTGGCGGTGGTCACCATCGTGGTGAAAAGCCTGATCGAATGGCGGGATGAACAACGGCGCCTGGCGGCCGTGGAAGGAGAACAGTGA
- the cysT gene encoding sulfate ABC transporter permease subunit CysT has protein sequence MAFRFRQHSVLPGFGLTLGFTVFYLSLLLLLPVAALLFYTLQMPWADFWATVSHPQVVESYKLSFGASLIGALINLVFGALVAWVLVRYDFPGRRVVDALVDLPFAMPTAVAGIALVTLYASTGWIGRYIDAFGVRIAYTQLGVIVALTYIGLPFVVRTVQPVLRDMAPELEEASAIMGASRFTTLRRVVLPTLLPALLTGFAMAFARAVGEYGSVVFISGNIPYTTEITPLLIVAKAEQYDYRGAAAIGTVMLLAAFALLLMINALQWWSTRRHTQR, from the coding sequence ATGGCCTTTCGATTCCGACAACACAGTGTGCTACCCGGCTTCGGGCTAACACTGGGCTTCACGGTTTTCTACCTTTCGCTGTTACTGCTGTTGCCGGTGGCGGCATTGCTGTTCTACACCCTGCAAATGCCCTGGGCGGATTTCTGGGCCACGGTAAGCCACCCGCAGGTGGTGGAATCCTACAAACTGTCCTTTGGTGCTTCGTTGATCGGTGCGCTGATCAATCTGGTGTTCGGCGCACTGGTGGCCTGGGTGCTGGTGCGCTATGACTTTCCCGGTCGTCGCGTGGTGGATGCGTTGGTGGACCTGCCGTTTGCCATGCCGACAGCGGTGGCCGGTATCGCGCTGGTGACCTTGTACGCCAGCACCGGCTGGATCGGCCGGTACATCGATGCGTTCGGTGTGCGCATTGCGTACACGCAACTGGGTGTGATCGTGGCGTTGACCTATATCGGCCTGCCGTTTGTGGTGCGCACCGTGCAGCCGGTGCTGCGCGATATGGCACCGGAGCTGGAAGAGGCATCGGCGATCATGGGCGCCAGCCGTTTCACGACACTGCGGCGGGTGGTGTTGCCGACGCTGCTGCCGGCACTGCTGACCGGTTTTGCCATGGCGTTTGCGCGCGCGGTGGGTGAGTACGGCTCGGTGGTGTTCATCTCCGGCAACATTCCCTACACCACCGAAATCACGCCACTGCTGATCGTCGCCAAGGCGGAGCAGTATGACTATCGCGGTGCGGCAGCCATCGGCACCGTGATGTTGTTGGCGGCGTTCGCGCTGTTGCTGATGATCAATGCGTTGCAGTGGTGGAGCACGCGCCGCCATACACAGCGCTGA
- a CDS encoding sulfate ABC transporter substrate-binding protein, whose protein sequence is MNIRSILIAAGLSAALVAPAQARELLNVSYDPTRELYREYNQLFVKHWAQETGEKITIRQSHGGAGSQARAVIDGLEADLVTLALAYDIDAISERTQLFPENWQSRLPLNSAPYTSTIVLLVRKGNPKNIRDWDDLVRPGVEVITPNPKTSGGARWNYLAAWGYALNQHDNDEDKAYDFVRRLYANVPVLDSGARGATNTFVQRRLGDVFIAWENEAILAIEELGKGEYEIVVPSISILAEPPVTVVDGNAERKGNLDLAKAYLEYLYSPAAQDVIGRHYYRPSGDAAKAKYADQYPDVDLFTIDEVFGGWQAAQNTHFNDGGVFDRILEDNLTRQRK, encoded by the coding sequence ATGAACATCCGCTCCATTCTGATTGCCGCCGGCCTGAGTGCCGCCCTGGTTGCGCCGGCCCAGGCGCGTGAACTGCTGAACGTGTCCTACGACCCCACCCGCGAGTTGTACCGCGAATACAACCAGTTGTTCGTCAAACACTGGGCACAGGAAACCGGCGAGAAAATCACCATCCGCCAGTCCCATGGTGGTGCCGGTTCCCAGGCGCGCGCCGTCATCGACGGCCTGGAGGCGGACCTGGTGACGCTGGCGCTGGCCTACGACATCGACGCCATCAGCGAGCGCACTCAGCTGTTCCCGGAAAACTGGCAGAGCCGCCTGCCGCTGAACAGTGCGCCCTACACCTCGACCATCGTGTTGCTGGTGCGCAAGGGCAACCCGAAAAACATCCGCGACTGGGATGATCTGGTTCGCCCCGGCGTGGAAGTGATTACCCCGAACCCGAAAACCTCCGGCGGTGCGCGCTGGAACTATCTCGCGGCCTGGGGCTATGCGCTGAACCAGCATGACAACGACGAAGACAAGGCCTATGACTTCGTGCGGCGTCTGTACGCCAACGTGCCGGTGCTGGATTCCGGTGCCCGTGGCGCCACCAATACCTTTGTGCAGCGTCGTCTGGGGGATGTGTTCATCGCCTGGGAAAACGAAGCCATCCTGGCCATTGAAGAACTGGGCAAGGGCGAATACGAAATCGTCGTACCGAGCATCAGCATCCTGGCCGAGCCGCCGGTGACGGTGGTGGATGGCAACGCGGAGCGCAAGGGCAACCTGGATCTGGCGAAAGCGTACCTGGAGTACCTGTACTCACCGGCAGCGCAGGACGTGATCGGCCGTCATTACTACCGCCCCTCCGGCGACGCCGCGAAAGCAAAATACGCAGACCAGTATCCAGACGTGGACCTGTTCACCATCGACGAGGTGTTCGGTGGCTGGCAGGCGGCGCAGAACACTCACTTCAACGATGGCGGCGTGTTCGACCGCATCCTGGAAGACAACCTCACGCGACAGCGGAAATAA
- a CDS encoding YezD family protein: MSRPTPADADSLVARRIEDALAGLRFGAVEITVHDGRIVQIERREKFRFESTVVKTAAERS, encoded by the coding sequence ATGAGTCGACCGACGCCGGCGGATGCCGACAGCCTGGTGGCCCGGCGCATCGAAGACGCGCTGGCCGGGCTGCGTTTCGGTGCGGTGGAAATCACCGTGCATGACGGGCGTATCGTGCAGATCGAGCGCCGTGAAAAATTCCGTTTTGAAAGTACTGTTGTGAAGACCGCCGCTGAGCGGTCGTGA